TGCTTGCGCTTGTGgctgtttgtggtgtgtggagCGAAGGCTCGAAATCTCCAATCTCGCCCATCAAGCAATCGACCGATGGcgccatttttattgctccgGATTCATTTCTACCTTCGTGAACCGGTAAACCGGAAATGTAAGCCCAAGAGCGCCGCTCGGGGGGGTGCTTTTCATTGTGGCTTTCCGTTTGGAGTGCGATACTCTGATAGGATTAGGCGTAATTGCCGAGGAGTGGCTCGTTCTTCGAGACATTCACAATCGTTTTTTTACTAAATGTTAAAAACCTCTTAAATAATACGTCGAAGCGCGTGTGATGCTTCATTGCAAGTATTGCGAAGCGTTACGATTGCTCAAATTGTGCAAGTCCGATCCCTAGTGTTCGCCAGGAGTCCCACACACGCTGTGATCCGAAAGTATCCTGCTACGACGCGCGACACATCCTTGCGCGATACGGTAggatgcgcgcgtgtgcgaTTATCTCACGTGTCCGAGCctatccgtccgtccatcgctAGTGTCATCGTTTGCTCGCTCCTTTTGGCCCCCTGCCTCATAAAGGATCATAACGCATCCGTGCCAAAATCTCACACCATCTCCACTAAACGACTCTCTTCGGTGCTCGGCGTGAGTGCGACTCCCGACCACCCCTGCCCCGTTGATGACTTATGGGAAAGGGACCGTGGTGAGGGGTTTTCGGTGAAACCCAAGCGGTTCCCCGTGGCGAAGGATGCGTTGCGCATCGGTGCGAGGGGTTtgatttattaaatttaatgaGCACAATCGTTACCGATTTTCCGGAAACTCATCCGGCCGAGCGAAAACAATATGCTACGGTCCGGGAGGCTGGTACGCTTATCCGACGACAAGCAAGTCATTTAACTGGTGGCGTTGCTAAAGAACGTTTCAGCTCGGTATGATTTATGcagaaaatatttcaatttctttaCAAACATTCATGCGTTGCTCTCAGCTCTTACGCTTCAGAGCAAGAGTTTCTAGAATAGAGCAGCATGAATGAGAAACCAGGAAATATGCCCTCAGAATTGCGTTGCGACAAATGTTAAAATGTAGCTCGGTTTCTAAAACGTGAAGCAGCTTTTCCTATTTTAAACGATTCATTGAAATGGTCGTGACgagcattcccttttttttttacaaatatcCACTCAACGAGCATAAAGGACTATAAATATTGACGAAACGATTGCATAGAAAACGAATAATTACAATTCAATTACAGGGATGAGTCAGCTTATATTTCTAATCCAACCGACCGTCGGGTGCTCATccctctctgctgctgctgctgctgctgctgctgctgctgctgctggcgtctCTAATAATCCCATTGGATAACATATTTCCCAATAGTTTACGGTTGCTTCATCCCGTAGCCCTCCTCCGGTGTGTGCTGAACGAGAGAAAACGGTTCCGAAGTGGAGAAAAAACTGAGGACAGACGGAACGGTTCCTAACTAGCGGCAGTGTCCCTAATTGCTGGTATGTGCGTTACAGGACACAATGGTCATCCTGGCGTGCGGTTTTCCCGGTACCGCACGTGAATCCATAATTCAATACAGGGGCCCTGGGTATCTTTAGCAAGGAACGCACCACAGAGAGGCTTTCTGAATAGTTTTTTTCGTATTCTCACTCCATctgatcctctctctctttccgggcCACGGCGTGACACGCATGAAAACTTATTTCCCCCCGCTCGCCGCGCTTTTAGGGGTGTTGGAATAAGGGATGCGATGGAAGCAATATGCGCCGCTGTCATTGTTGTGGAAcgaattttctattttcagcaCACGTTCAAGTAATTGATTATGAATTTATGGTACTGTGTTGTGATTGCTTCgtcggtttcgatttcgattcggttcgaaCATCAATCGGTTGATGAAgataaaagaagcaaaaaaaaacggaagaagagaTGCGCACCGGAAGTCTCGAGCATCTCGATCCACTGGCAATCGCGTCCGATCCAAACATAAACCGTATTAGTGTCTGATGAGAACGGGTAACGGCCGGAGGGTATTATTCAAATCCATCTCGATCATAATTTCTCACGCCTTGGCATCCCGCCGCTGGTGCAGCTACTCAAGCAGAAGAGCTAAACCCGAGAGCCCGTTAGTCCATTCCCAGCACAGATAGCACACGGGACGCTGGGATTGAGCGTGACTCACCTCGTGGCGTGCGGTGTGCTCGGAAGCCAGGGTGCAATAAATGTGTCAATATTTACCTAGGAATTATAGTGTCCTTCGTTTCCACCTATTTTAGCAGGGATTGAAGTCACGGGTACGGTCGCTTGTCGATGGTTGGCACAACGTTTCGCACGGTCACCGACGGTCGTGGCCAGCCTGCTTGGATTGGGTTAAAAGTGCATAAGTCACAGGCAAACATGGCCATCGCGAAGACGACTGACTTCGACACAATACTGCAGCGACCGGGAGACGATTGAGTGGATCATTGGGGGGTTCttgaaaaagggggagagggggaattCGCTTCGTGGGTTTCGTAACGCGCGTCAAGACCTGGGTGCTGTGCTGTCACTAGCAGCCCGCAGACAGGTACGGTATGGTTTACGTAAGCCTCTCGGGTAGTTTAAGAACCAATTTCTGACACTTTCGTACGGCTTCCGTCAAACCACAGAACGCGGCGGCGGATAGGGTTCGACCGGGTATCGCATGCCCCGTGACGGACCGTGGCATGCCCGTGGCGTGGTCGGCTAGTCGTCAGTTCTCAGCCCCTGGCAATCGGTATTTAACTTTAAACTGCTCAGCAGCCACCCCGAACGTGAACCAAGAGGTTCACGTTGCGTTGCATCGCGCTTGGTATCGGTTTTCCCGGTTGAAGGTTTTCCGTTACCATTTAACCAATTGGCTCACGCTTAAAGTGTTTTCCATGGGTTGCTGCTGACTGTGGCGCTGTACTCGCTGGTGACGTGTTTGATGATTCAAGCAAGAGtttctccccaaaaactccTTCTTTTCGTCCTGCCGGGGCGCAACAATGAGCAACCTTTCTTCTCCGAACGAAAGCGGAAGCACCGAAACGGCAAAAAGGATGCCTACAGCCATCTCGAGAAACTATGTAGCGCGAGTAGCCCGATGAGAAGCGAACATATGCTACCATCATCAATTACAAACTTAATGaagtttttctcgtttttttgcgCTCGGCTCAACCACACACCAGCTCCACTCCTCCCGGCGGCTGCGCTGCTGCCTCCCGGCGGTGATGATGTAGTAGTTGGCGCGAGATAAGCGCAACAATGGGGTCTTGAACACCGCAAATGCCACGAGATGGGTACCGCAAGAAGTTGCGAGGAAATAATTAAACTACAATACAACTGCATTTTCACACGCGTGGAAAACTACTCCTACTGCTAGACGATGAACTACTGGAGTCTGGAGCGGGCGGGCGAGGCATCCTGGAGGTGGCCCTCAAGGAGCAGTAAGTTGTCCTGCGAACTAGCGAACGTAGCGCAGGTGAATGCTGAACAATCCAATGTCCAAGCTGGAGTTGTAAGTTTGACGCGAAACGAAACTACGCGAACACGCTCTGGGGAAAATTAATGATCTCGCTGCCATGAAATTAGCTCCAGGTTCCTTTTTTCGGTAACTAAACTTCGGCTAGGAGGACACAGGTCGTTACAGAACATCGACGATAGTTTCggaaccgccagcagcaggttaatgatttgttttcattcgtgCCAAACCTGCTCAGGTTGATAATTAAGTATTGTAATTTTTATCCTCCGGTTGAGTTACTAAACATAAAAGAttcgtccattcgttcgttcaagcGCTTCAGCAGCGTCTTACATAAATGCTTTAATGAATAACGTTTCTTTGATGTATTTCCAAACTGATGAGCAAGTCTTCGAATCTCTTGAAATGGAGCGAACAACTCACGTCGTACGTCACGGTCAATCAAACGGCCAGCAGACTATCCTGGCGGAAACATGAAAGGCCCATCTAGGCCCCCAACAAACTCATAATTCGGTCgctttttatgattattttccTAGCACAATTGCATCAAAGGCCAACCCTATGGGGTTCAATCAACGGTGCATTAAACTGCGCCGATTGCAATTACAAAGCAAACATCATTTCTGTGTTGGCACACAACAAGTGAGGTTGGAGGTGGGCCCGTGTGCCGTAGGTTTAGGACTTTGTAATTACGTTCGATCGTTTGATTCGAGTTTGAATGCGTCCTGCCTGCTTTTCGCTTTGCCACTCATTGATGtcctccattccatttgcttctttttgtgACTTTCAACCATCCTGCTCGACGTTGACTGCAGTTACTTTCGGAGTTATCGCTGCAAAGAGCGACAAGCTAAACGGGATCCATTCGTTGATGATGACCAATACCAACTTTGGTATGAAGCGTAATTTGAgcatcttccttcctcctcgcTTTGTGCTTCGTTTGCAGTCCAAACGAAATTCAAGGTAAAAAACATGGATTCAAACatggaaagaggaaaaaatggTTCTTCAAAAACCACCGAGGAGCTACCTTCCATTGACTTCATCTAGTGCCAAGCCAGCGAAGGAAGGATTTACGGATTTGTGGCCAAGCGTGCTTTAGGAACACCGTTTGAGACCGGCATGAGTCGGATGCGTCTCCTTTTGATGGAGTTTCAGTGAAGCGAAATCGTATAATTGAAAAGTAAAGTCCACCCCTCGATTGAGCCCCAACGCAACACAGTACAACATGGGCTGCACACGTACAggtgcacacaaacactcatacacacactcaagcACACCACAAATGGTGGTTGTTAGTGGCATTCGAAGCTCGTCGAATGCTAGTTAGTACATCGGTTGCGTTCAGCTGAGGGAATGGGAAAATCGATAACTACTACCCGAAAATCAGCTTCAGATGCTGCAGTAACCGAGGTTACTTCGGAGTTCCTCTGCCAGGTATGGCGCCTAGCTAACGAGAAAGGCGCGTTTCTTGTCCTCATCATCCGTACCTTCGCTCGCACCCGGTCGGTCTATTtgctttttatcgtttgcaaGATAATCGTTCTGCTCTCCTTCTGTTGGGTGTGGGATGAACGTAACCTGGGAGGTTTGCGACTGATATATCCTGTACCAGCGTCGGTCTGCAACCGCTCAGCACAGGCAGACCGCGGAGCGCTATGCGAAAGTACACAAAAGAACAAGCAATTAAACTCACATGCTCGAGACACGCACGCCGATACCGCGCGGTGGCGTGCGTAACGTGACGTCATGCTAGGCTGCCGCTCTTTGCGATCGTAATGCGCAATCGGACCCAGCGAGATTGGCTGGTTCATTTATGGCCCCTTCTATGGTTATGTTGTGCGGTTAGCTTCATTGGCAATCAATAAAGGCTGCGTTTATCGAGGCCCGTACTCGTTCATCCGGTTCGAGTTCTTTTATCAAAGGACCATGAAAACGATTGTCAATTACACTGCCGCTTGTCACGAATGGAAGGCGGAAGGACGgagaagcgaagcaaacaGTCAAGTTGTCACTGAAAGAGACTCGAGATTGACGCATCCCTGCACAACAGCAATCGAAGTGCACACGTCTCGTAAATCCAATTTTTTGTCAGTGACATCACGAGGCAGTATTGTTGTGTTTAAGAaagtaattatttttatttagtAGTAGTAACCATTTGTACTATAAAAATTGCCGCATTTAGTTCAGTTATTCCCGAACTCTGGCCTTTACATGGTGTACAACTCGCAGGTAACTGGGTTTCCTGGCAGACAGGCTTTGAATGGAGcgtagtagatataattttcaAGACAAGTTTTCACTGACGACTCTCCTTGATAGCAGTACACATACTGAACGCAGTCACCTTCGATGGTTAGATATCCGGTAAAATTGCCTTCACAGCTTGGCGACATAGGATCACCACCCGTTGCTGGTGGAGTAGGCTCTGGTTGCGGCTCAGATTCGGTCTCTGCTTCGGTGACGATTTCCGTTGTTGTAGTAGGAGCATCGGTTTGAGGCTGAGTTTCTGTCTCTGCTTCAGTAGTGATTTGCGGTGTTGTAACGATAGTAGTAGGAGCATCGGTTTGGGGCTGAGTTTCTGTCACTGGTTCTGTAACAAGttctgtcgttgttgttgtaggtTCTGTTCCAGGACCCTGTTGGTCGCAGCTTTCGCCCTTCTGCTTGACGCACAGGTGCAACTTCGACGAGTAAGCATAGCCCTTCTTGCAGTTCTCCTCCTTAGCCTTGCTCTTGTAGCAGGAGATGTACTTCTTGCAGGTTTCCGGATGAGGCTTCGATCCAAGAAGGACATTCGCACATACGTAGTCGTACTTTCCAGCAGGCTCTTCTGGGTTAGTTCCAGTTTCGGTACCCTCACCTGagttattttcatttccagtttCCGTATTCTCGTTTGAGTTATTTCCAGTTTCCGTGTTCTCGTTTGACTTATTTTCGTTTCCAGTTTCGGAACTCTGGCCTaagtcattttcatttccagtgACGCAGCTATCGCCCTTCTGCTTGACGCACAGATGCAACTTCGACGAGTAAGCATAGCCCTTCTTGCAGTTCTCCTCCTTAGCCTTGCTCTTGTAGCAGGAGATGTACTTCTTGCAGGTTTCCGGATGAGGCTTCGATCCAAGAAGGACATTCGCACATACGTAGTCGTACTTTCCAGCAGGCTCTTCTGGGTTAGTTCCAGTTTCGGTACCCTCACCTGagttattttcatttccagtttCAGTGTTTTCGTTCGACTTATTTTCGTTGGACTTATTTTCGTTTCCAGTTTCGGAACTCTGGCCTaagtcattttcatttccagtaACGCAGCTATCGCCCTTCTGCTTGACGCACAGATGCAACTTCGACGAGTAAGCATAGCCCTTCTTGCAGTTCTCCTCCTTAGCCTTGCTCTTGTAGCAGGAGATGTACTTCTTGCAGGTTTCCGGATGAGGCTTCGATCCAAGAAGGACATTCGCACATACGTAGTCGTACTTTCCAGCAGGCTCTTCTGGGTTAGTTCCAGTTTCGGTACCCTCACCTGagttattttcatttccagtttCAGTGTTTTCGTTCGACTTATTTTCGTTGGacttattttcatttccagtttCGGAACTCTGGCCTaagtcattttcatttccagtaACGCAGCTATCGCCCTTCTGCTTGACGCAC
This sequence is a window from Anopheles darlingi chromosome 3, idAnoDarlMG_H_01, whole genome shotgun sequence. Protein-coding genes within it:
- the LOC125958028 gene encoding putative mediator of RNA polymerase II transcription subunit 24; protein product: MVAASVCVWRVHRQHFDSTTEDEVYRTVTGTSPHPETCKKYISCYKSKAKEENCKKGYVYSSKLHLCVKQKGDSCVTGNENDLGQSSETGNENKSNENTETGNNSNENTETGNENNSGEGTETGTNPEEPAGKYDYVCANVLLGSKPHPETCKKYISCYKSKAKEENCKKGYAYSSKLHLCVKQKGDSCVTGNENDLGQSSETGNENKSNENTETGNNSNENTETGNENNSGEGTETGTNPEEPAGKYDYVCANVLLGSKPHPETCKKYISCYKSKAKEENCKKGYAYSSKLHLCVKQKGESCDQQGPGTEPTTTTTELVTEPVTETQPQTDAPTTIVTTPQITTEAETETQPQTDAPTTTTEIVTEAETESEPQPEPTPPATGGDPMSPSCEGNFTGYLTIEGDCVQYVYCYQGESSVKTCLENYIYYAPFKACLPGNPVTCELYTM